The Marivivens aquimaris genomic interval GGGCGCTGTGGCGGAACTGGAGCGGCTACCACCGACGTAGCAGAGTGGAAACGAAAACGAACTGCGTAAAGCTACTCGGACAGAAGCTGATGTCCCGCGACTTCGACCGCCAGGTTGCCGAAGTTCAGATCCGTGCGGCGGTAATGAACCGCTTCACTGCCCTCGGCATCCCGGTCACCCTGGCACTGGGATAAGTGTGTCCGGAGAAAGGGGAACTGCGGTCATCATCTGATTTGTGCAACAGCGCCCCTACACACGCGCAATCTCACGGATCAGATCATTTGTCTCTGGTCTCGTCGTTTGGTGCCGATAACGAAGAGCAGATACAGTTCGCGAAATTTCAGGGCCGTCGATGGGTATCGAAACGAGGCCACTGTCTGCCGGAATTGCCGTGGTTGGCAAAATCACCGCGCCTAATCCCTGCCGCGCGAGTTCGACTAACCAATCCACGCGATTTGACCGATAGGCCGCGTAGAGTTCGAGACCTTGGTCTGCACATGCCCCATGCAGCGCATCCCGCATTTCGCAATTGAGTCGATCGAGCATGTCAGTTTCAGCGAGTGTCGAAAGAGAAACAGCGTCTCGTTCAGACAACGGGTGCGACTTGGACACCACAACCTTGTAGGACTCGTCATAGAGCTGGTCTATTCGATAGAGGTCTTCACTGACCGTCGCCGCTGTGACTACGACGTCAAATTCACCCTCTCGCAATCCGGCCAGAAGCTTGGAGGCCGACGCCACGATCAACTCTATTTCGGCTTGCGGCAATCGTGTACGGAAGCGTTCCACGGCGGCTGAAATCCGGTTGTGACCGATCGTTTCGCCAACACCGACAGAAACAGGAACCCGCTCTAGTCGCGTGTGGCGGACGGCTTCTGCCTTGGCTGCCTGCGTTTCGTCATGCGCTTTCTGTAGCCTTGGCTGCATGAGTTTTCCGAGTGCCGTCAACCTGCATCCCGCGCGGTCCCTGACAAACAGATCACCCCCGAGCTCGTGTTCAAGCTTCTTGATCGCGGTCGTCAGGGACGGTTGGGAAACATTTGAGGCGCTGGCGGCATGGGTGAAGTTGCGATGCTGGCAGACAGCCAAAAAATACCTGATCTGGTTCATCTCCACTGCCACAGTCTCCGTCACTTTCCGTCATGAGGTTCACCATAGCACATGTCTATCAAAGAATAGAAGTTCGGGATTGGTGCCCGAGGCATTCGGCATGGGAAAAGGGTGCATCGAAACCAACCACGACGACCTGTCGATCAGGAGGCGACCATGAAAGCCCAAATTCTCAAGACACTTGCCGCTTTGGCCTTGATCACGACATCTGCAGCCGCACAGGAAACCCCAATGGAAAATCACACTGCCAGCTACATCGCCATGCCCGCTGCTGAAGGCCAGACCGAAGCATTCGCCAAATTTCTGGCCGGAGCCGCCCCGATTGTCGCGGACACCGAACCAGGCACCGTGCTTTGGTTTGCCTTACAAGACGACGATACGCTCGCGATCTTTGATATCTTCGTGGATGAAAAAGCGCGC includes:
- a CDS encoding LysR family transcriptional regulator; the protein is MNQIRYFLAVCQHRNFTHAASASNVSQPSLTTAIKKLEHELGGDLFVRDRAGCRLTALGKLMQPRLQKAHDETQAAKAEAVRHTRLERVPVSVGVGETIGHNRISAAVERFRTRLPQAEIELIVASASKLLAGLREGEFDVVVTAATVSEDLYRIDQLYDESYKVVVSKSHPLSERDAVSLSTLAETDMLDRLNCEMRDALHGACADQGLELYAAYRSNRVDWLVELARQGLGAVILPTTAIPADSGLVSIPIDGPEISRTVSALRYRHQTTRPETNDLIREIARV